The following are from one region of the Methanofollis sp. genome:
- a CDS encoding class I SAM-dependent methyltransferase, translated as MDIGIIDWNTVWAEELRQNHSVVGFRTGPALWGEKGRAVCYDTHVSGRRVEETLSALPLVRAARVLDIGAGPGTLALPLARRVRTVTAVEPASGMADVLEDHMDEEGIGNVSVVRKRWEDVDLSTDLRLPYDIVVASFSLGMADLRAALQKMDDVAAGSVHLFWFADVPAWERRYLQVWPSLHGAAYRPVPKADIVCNLLWQMGIYPDLHIGLMQREVRFADLNEALVTCAPKFGVSGKKQEEILRRALADWLVPEGGAYVLRETSRYAHISWKKEED; from the coding sequence ATGGATATCGGAATAATTGATTGGAATACGGTATGGGCCGAAGAGTTGCGGCAGAACCATTCTGTCGTCGGTTTCAGGACCGGCCCTGCTCTCTGGGGTGAGAAGGGGCGGGCTGTTTGCTATGATACCCATGTTTCGGGCAGGAGAGTGGAGGAAACCCTCTCCGCCCTCCCCCTCGTGCGGGCTGCGCGGGTCCTCGACATCGGTGCCGGCCCGGGTACCCTTGCCCTCCCCCTTGCCCGCCGTGTGCGGACGGTCACCGCGGTGGAACCGGCCTCCGGGATGGCCGATGTGCTTGAAGACCATATGGACGAGGAGGGGATCGGGAACGTCAGCGTCGTCAGGAAGCGCTGGGAGGACGTCGACCTGTCCACAGATCTGCGGCTGCCGTACGACATCGTCGTCGCGTCCTTCTCCCTCGGCATGGCGGACCTGCGGGCCGCTCTCCAGAAGATGGACGACGTCGCCGCAGGATCGGTGCACCTCTTCTGGTTTGCCGACGTCCCTGCCTGGGAGCGTCGCTATCTCCAGGTCTGGCCATCTCTCCACGGTGCCGCCTACCGGCCTGTCCCGAAGGCCGACATCGTCTGCAACCTCCTCTGGCAGATGGGCATCTACCCTGACCTGCATATCGGCCTGATGCAAAGAGAAGTGCGTTTCGCCGATCTCAACGAGGCGCTGGTGACCTGTGCGCCGAAGTTCGGGGTGAGCGGGAAGAAGCAAGAGGAGATCCTCCGCCGTGCCCTTGCCGACTGGCTCGTCCCCGAAGGCGGGGCATATGTCCTGCGGGAGACGTCCCGGTACGCGCATATCTCGTGGAAAAAAGAGGAAGATTAA
- a CDS encoding pre-rRNA-processing protein PNO1: MTVQEIRIGANRIGALIGKDGAVKKALEEKTGAAIQIDSDEGEVRIEGEDAAGVLRATDVVTAIARGFSPERAFRLLEDEDLTLDVIDISVVEPSPRQQERLRGRIIGKAGKAREQIEDMAYVGISVQGKTVTLIGTPDHLKNARTALEMLINGVPHETVYSFLEKKRREEKENILDYYY, translated from the coding sequence ATGACAGTACAGGAAATCAGGATTGGTGCAAACAGGATCGGCGCCCTCATTGGAAAAGACGGCGCCGTCAAGAAGGCGCTGGAGGAGAAGACAGGGGCCGCGATCCAGATCGACAGCGACGAAGGCGAAGTGCGGATCGAGGGTGAGGACGCGGCAGGCGTGCTCAGGGCGACCGATGTCGTCACCGCGATCGCGCGGGGCTTCTCGCCTGAGCGGGCTTTCAGGCTTCTCGAAGACGAGGACCTCACCCTTGACGTCATCGACATCTCTGTGGTTGAACCCTCCCCGCGCCAGCAGGAGCGACTCCGCGGCAGGATCATTGGCAAGGCCGGGAAGGCACGGGAACAGATTGAGGACATGGCCTATGTCGGCATCTCGGTGCAGGGCAAGACCGTCACCCTGATCGGGACACCCGACCACCTCAAGAATGCCCGAACGGCCCTCGAGATGCTCATCAACGGCGTGCCCCACGAAACCGTTTACTCTTTCCTGGAGAAGAAGCGGCGCGAGGAGAAGGAGAATATCCTGGACTACTACTACTGA
- a CDS encoding ATP-dependent DNA helicase: MKVADLPLPDALRSQYSARGIEALYPPQEACVRAGIFEGKNLLCAIPTASGKTLVAEMVMHRHIADGGTCLYIVPLKALATEKYEDFSGKGVRVGVATGDLDRKDAYLGKNDIIVATSEKVDSLLRNAAPWLSRITLLVVDECHLIASPDRGATLEMVIAKLRHRNPAMQVIALSATVGNPGALAGWLDAELVTSEWRPVDLREGVFYNGTIHFEDHERQVSAKSKNDDLNLCLDTVAEGGQCLVFVSSRRNAEAFAKRAAGGLKLSEPALDDAADAIEREAATDLGKTLALCVRKGAAFHHAGLSSAERKIVEDTFRTGAIRVISSTPTLAAGLNLPARRVVIRDYLRFGDGGMAPIPVGEYKQMAGRAGRPHLDPYGEAVLIAKSEDGCQDLFEAYIDAPPEEVTSQCNSENALRTHVLSLIATHFVQSRGEVLSFMGETYYAYEHQGLRSTIHETIDRVIDWLVDAEMVTEFGDRLEATEYGDMVSRLYIDPRSAEAIVTALRGAPVYADIGLLELICETPDMLTLFLRKDDAEILPLFLRDHEAELWTGVPYGSDEMEAFYASVKTAMLLSEWSDEVTEAMISEHFNVGPGDIHNKVETAVWLIHAASRLAYLFNRPLAKPIADLGTRVKYGIKKELLPLIALRGIGRVLSRRLFDLGMTTPQEMRAAGIGKIAPILGEKTAAKVLAQIEGKEAGDDAPTVEEEIEVKRGRRQTTLFAFEGHNGD; this comes from the coding sequence ATGAAGGTTGCTGACCTGCCTCTTCCCGACGCCCTCAGGTCTCAGTACAGTGCACGCGGGATCGAGGCGCTCTACCCTCCCCAGGAAGCCTGTGTCAGGGCCGGGATCTTCGAGGGGAAAAACCTCCTGTGCGCCATCCCGACGGCGAGCGGCAAGACCCTTGTCGCCGAGATGGTGATGCACCGTCATATCGCCGACGGCGGCACGTGCCTGTACATCGTCCCCCTCAAGGCCCTCGCCACCGAGAAATACGAGGACTTTTCTGGCAAGGGTGTCAGGGTCGGGGTGGCGACCGGAGACCTCGATCGGAAAGACGCCTACCTTGGTAAAAACGATATCATCGTCGCCACGTCGGAGAAGGTGGACTCCCTCCTCCGGAATGCCGCACCCTGGCTCTCCAGGATCACCCTCCTTGTCGTGGACGAGTGCCACCTCATCGCCTCCCCTGACCGGGGTGCGACCCTTGAGATGGTGATCGCGAAACTCAGGCACAGGAACCCGGCGATGCAGGTGATCGCCCTCTCGGCGACGGTGGGCAACCCCGGCGCCCTTGCCGGCTGGCTTGACGCCGAACTCGTGACAAGCGAGTGGCGTCCGGTCGACCTGCGGGAAGGGGTCTTCTACAATGGCACGATCCACTTCGAGGACCATGAAAGGCAGGTGTCGGCAAAGTCAAAGAACGACGACCTGAACCTCTGCCTGGACACGGTCGCGGAGGGCGGGCAGTGCCTTGTCTTTGTCTCGTCGAGGCGGAATGCCGAAGCCTTTGCAAAGAGGGCGGCAGGCGGGCTGAAACTCTCCGAACCCGCCCTCGACGACGCGGCCGACGCGATCGAACGCGAGGCGGCGACCGACCTCGGCAAGACCCTCGCCCTCTGTGTCAGGAAGGGCGCGGCCTTCCACCACGCCGGCCTCTCGTCGGCGGAGAGGAAAATCGTCGAGGACACCTTCAGGACAGGGGCGATCCGGGTGATCTCGTCGACGCCCACCCTTGCCGCGGGCCTCAACCTGCCGGCACGGCGGGTGGTGATCCGCGACTACCTCCGTTTCGGCGACGGTGGCATGGCACCGATCCCGGTCGGGGAGTACAAGCAGATGGCCGGGCGTGCCGGCCGCCCGCACCTCGACCCGTACGGCGAGGCGGTGCTCATCGCAAAGAGCGAGGATGGCTGCCAGGACCTCTTCGAGGCGTACATCGACGCCCCCCCCGAGGAGGTCACCTCGCAGTGCAACTCGGAGAACGCCCTGCGCACCCATGTCCTCTCCCTTATCGCCACCCACTTCGTGCAGAGCCGCGGCGAGGTGCTCTCCTTCATGGGGGAGACCTACTATGCCTACGAGCACCAGGGACTGCGGTCCACCATCCATGAGACCATTGATCGTGTGATCGACTGGCTCGTCGACGCCGAGATGGTGACGGAGTTCGGGGACCGCCTGGAGGCGACCGAGTACGGCGACATGGTCTCCCGCCTCTACATCGACCCGAGGAGTGCGGAGGCGATCGTCACCGCTCTCAGAGGGGCCCCGGTCTATGCCGACATCGGTCTCCTCGAACTCATCTGCGAGACGCCCGACATGCTCACGCTTTTTTTGCGTAAGGACGACGCCGAGATCCTCCCCCTCTTCCTCCGGGACCACGAGGCCGAACTCTGGACCGGCGTGCCGTACGGCTCAGACGAGATGGAGGCGTTCTACGCCTCGGTGAAGACCGCGATGCTCCTCTCCGAGTGGTCTGACGAGGTGACAGAGGCAATGATCTCCGAGCACTTCAATGTGGGGCCTGGCGACATCCACAACAAGGTCGAGACCGCGGTCTGGCTCATCCACGCCGCGTCGCGCCTTGCATACCTCTTCAACCGCCCCCTCGCAAAACCGATCGCCGACCTCGGGACACGGGTAAAGTATGGCATCAAGAAGGAACTCCTGCCTCTCATCGCCCTGCGCGGCATCGGTCGGGTGCTCTCCCGGCGCCTCTTCGACCTGGGCATGACGACGCCGCAAGAGATGAGGGCGGCCGGGATCGGGAAGATCGCCCCCATCCTCGGCGAAAAGACGGCGGCGAAGGTCCTCGCCCAGATCGAGGGGAAGGAGGCTGGAGACGATGCTCCGACCGTTGAAGAGGAGATCGAGGTGAAAAGAGGGCGGCGGCAGACCACGCTCTTTGCATTCGAGGGACATAATGGAGATTAA
- the cgi121 gene encoding KEOPS complex subunit Cgi121, producing the protein MEINCDIREAVIEIPALPAFLETIRVIAESAGTHIICFDADELAGKAHAAKAVRHALRAWQEGRAIAKTLEMEALLYAAGTRQCRVATGIGLHAGTNRCYVCLCPPSEAAAAALGKVLAWNEADWEGIDEEKQRRLMERYGITPEEIAATDGRIRPLVLERVALLEVNR; encoded by the coding sequence ATGGAGATTAACTGCGATATCAGGGAGGCGGTCATCGAGATCCCCGCGCTTCCCGCGTTTCTGGAGACGATCCGGGTGATCGCGGAGTCGGCCGGGACGCACATTATCTGTTTCGACGCCGATGAACTCGCCGGGAAGGCCCATGCCGCGAAGGCAGTGCGCCACGCCCTCCGCGCCTGGCAGGAAGGGCGGGCGATCGCGAAGACCCTGGAGATGGAGGCCCTCCTCTATGCGGCGGGGACCCGCCAGTGCCGGGTGGCGACAGGCATCGGCCTTCACGCGGGGACGAACCGCTGCTATGTCTGCCTCTGCCCGCCGTCTGAGGCGGCGGCGGCCGCGCTCGGCAAAGTCCTCGCCTGGAACGAGGCAGACTGGGAGGGGATCGACGAGGAGAAGCAGCGCCGCCTGATGGAGCGCTACGGCATCACGCCCGAGGAGATCGCGGCAACGGACGGGCGGATCCGTCCTCTCGTCCTGGAGAGGGTTGCCCTCCTTGAAGTGAACCGGTGA